A segment of the Aptenodytes patagonicus chromosome 3, bAptPat1.pri.cur, whole genome shotgun sequence genome:
ATCATAACACAAATATTAGAGGAATGGCCATCCACACAAAACACACATACCAGGAAAACCAAGCACTGCATGCTGCTTTAGTACTGCATTATTGTATTTAATAGTTTCAGACAAAACATCtcagttcctttaaaaaaccAAATCCTTCACAGACTTTTAGAGTAGCTACTAGTAAAGTTCTTAGATAACCACCATATTGTATTTTACTGCTACCtatggaagaaaaatggaaatacctatatttgttcctttctgtttgtAAACCACTTAAGAAAAGCCATACCGACTACGGTATGCACTAGCCAAAGCCACATAAATCTTATTTATCAGATATCCATCTCTGTTATACATACGCATGCACACACGCTTTCTGTAACAGAGTAGTTCAAATGCACAGCCACCTCTTCAGAATGAGTTTCAGCTCCTGGATGAATGAGCACAGTGTGATGATATCACTGAACCACAACAGAGGGACAAATACAGTGCTAGTAAAATTCAAAAATACTGCTGCAAGaataagctgctgctgctgctggtaagTCAATACTGTATTCTACAAACATCACGTACATTTACAATTATGGTGCTATTTAGCCTTTGCTGAGGAACTGGACGTGAACAGAAAGAGCCCTGCTAGGGAAGTGCACACACAAGCTCTGCCGCTGCTCTACAGCCCTGGTCACTGCTGCAGTTACAAACATCGCTGCCTCTGCAGCCCCCCGTGCTCCCAACCCACGGGATCTGCCACATGATCAGCCCTTGGCTGCAGAACTATGCAGCCACTTCAGCCTACTGTAGGGTCAGTTTGCTTTTCTAACCAGCGGTTTGTatcatttacaaagaaaagatgGAAACCCACATACTGAAGCCAAACATATGTGCTGTTTTCCCAAGTCTGCAGAGAGAGTGAACAGCAGCAGTATGAAATGCAGACTTCACAGCCACCAGAAGTGTTGATTTTGACTATTTCATCAATGAGCATGCTGCTAAGAATGGTTTGCTGTGGTACAAATCCCCAATTCCAGATATTATGCCACCTCCACCATCCCAGCAACCTTGCAGCAGAGTTTTCACCGCCTTACAGTTTCTGCCAGCTGGGGAATAAAACTGATGTAACACACTGAAAGCAACAACACAATCAAATACTAATTTTATATCCAGTGGTATAAGGAATGCTGCAATAACAGCATGACTTTGCATATTAAAATACGAGGATCTAGATGCTCATGCAGCAACTTGTTGACCACATAACTGGCCACAGTCAGGGTACCTCCCAAGGGAGGTCCACTGTATACGTaccctcctcatgttcttccttaaACACCCACTGATGTCCGCTGCCAAAGGTGGGATACAGAGCTAGAAAGCTGTCTGACCTTACTCGGGGTGGTTGTTCTGGACAACAACTTTATCTCTGAGCATCATACCTTCTTCTGCCCCGACCTCCCATTCCTGCACGCTCAGATTCACACTTCTGCGGTGTATTTGTTATCCTGTAGAAAACATAACTGGAGGGCATTGGCAGACCCAGATGTCTTGCCTGCAAACCACTGTCTGAAGGCTCACAAGGTGAGGAAGTCAAAGGAGGTCCACTGAAGGTCAGTAAGAAAAAGGCAGACAACCCAACCCaggacagcagaaaagaaaaaacaacagaagtaCGGAAGTGAGTGATTGTTCCCCTTTGCACTTTTAGTCAGCTACAAACACACACCATTCTGGCAATGTTGCACAGGATGATCTAcagaactcttaaaaaaaaaaatttcttgagaTGTGGAAAAGGGAAAGTGAGTTCCAAACAAATAAGGCTTTCCTACAATGTCAGGAGTTTGAGAAACACTGCTGTATGGAATACAGTACCtgacaccaccaccccctcccccccccaaaaaaaagcccaaaatgcATGTAGGACTTCAGGGATTTATGAAACAGGCTTCAAAGGCTCAACATGGGAGAAAAGTGAGGAAAATTTGCCTGCCGACCATTTTTAAATGTGCAAGTGGAGAAATACATACAAGAAAACTTTCCACAGATGGGATGTGTTTTCCCTACTTTTAGCTTGGCCTTTACAATGCTGTGTATCTAACAGCTGTGCTATGTCTGGTTTCCACAAAGTACCTGCCTGTCAGACCAAGCCAACAGCCTGTGCTATGTGCTCTTAGGGCTTGCTCAATGCTCATCACTGAAGGAGCATTTCCACACTAAAAAGTACTTGAATGCCATTTGTAATGTTGAAGTTAATAAGCCATCATTTGATTACCACTGGTCTTAGATGTCATCCACTCagacaaatgaaataaatacactGTATTTTTAGATGTTATAAAAGCAGAGCACTGACAGAGTCTGATCTATTGCACAGTCATTGAAATGGAGAGATCAACCCAGCGCCATTTTCAATTACCAAAAGCTTGTTGTAACACGAACAGAGTGCTGACAACATCCCAAAGGTTTACCTCCAGGGCATAACATTGAATAGCTATTACCtaataaaagaaataacattttaaagcctCTGTCTTTGAACATGACAAAAATCCATGTCATGaacagaagaaagttattttcaaatgttaattttGTCTATAAGAACAGAAAAATTCTCAGGATATTTACCAGGGAAACAGCCACATTGGCTCATTTTCTAGAAATATACTgataagtgcttttttttttttaaacaggctgCTGTATTCCTGAAGTACAGCAATTTGGTTTCAGCTACCCAAACCACACAGCTATTTTGATCATTAAATATTCTTCACACTTACAAAACGCAGTCAAAGAAAAGCACTATACTAGTGTAGATGAAACTAAAAGGTTGCATCTTTTCCTCCCTAGACCTCTGCAACTGTGAGTTGGTCTTCATTGTGTATTACATCCCGCTGAAATCTGGCGCGAAGAAGGTTCCAGCTTATAAGCACCTTCTAttgttacagattttattttttttatggaggaacaCAAACATTTTCCCAGCATAAATATGtacaaaatgtttaaaaggttaacACAGCTAGCAAAAAGCCACAGCTAAACTCTTTCCAACGGAGCCACGCATATAAGCTTCTCTTACCGACACCTAAATCTCATTCATTTGTAGGAAAGAGATCACTTTGACAGGCACCagcttcttcaaaaaaaaaaaaaaaaaaaaacaaaaaaaaaaacatcctacCTGCAGGCCCCTGCTCCTCCACATACACTCTCTGATGGAAAGGATTTTGTGCTAGCCATTTTTTTCAGGCAAACGCCTGCCTATACCGAAGGGGGCTGGACGAAGCAACGCTCAGGTATGAGAATCAAATCCTTCCAGCCTTTGCTGGCCAGATCTGGGTCTGCAGGACCCGCTACCACCCCATTCTCTAACTATTTGTACCAAGAACTCGAAAGCATCCGAGGGGACGGCACCTGCTCACCCGGCACACAAAAGCCAGGGAAGCGAAACCGAGGTGGGAAACATCCTGAATTCCCACGTACCTGTCTGCCCCCGAGGGTTCTTCGGCCGCCGGCTGCTGCGGtgccgagggggggggggggcgggtgggaAAGGCCCTTTCCCACTCCTTGCAAAACACTGCCCCACTGCCACCGCCTCCCACCCTGTCCCCGCCGTCCCCGCGACCAGGCTGAGGAGGTGCCCGAGGCCCCGCTCCCCGGTGGTCCCCGTTGGGGAGGCGGGAGACGGTTCTGCGGCCGCAGGCCCCGCCGGTGGCGGGGGGGCCGAGGCCGGGGGTCTCTCCGGCGCGGGACGGCGGGGTCGGCAGAGGCTGGGGGCGCGGGGGATAACAAAGCCCGGCGCAGGGACGCCACCACGGCGGCGCTCACCTGCCCAGCGGTCGCTTCATGCCCGtgtcggcggcggcggcggcgggcaggcgcaGGCTGTGCCTCAGGCTGCAGCCCTTGTCGAggggcgcgggcgcggcggcggcgcgctcATGCTCCACCGTGACCGACTCGTTGCGTTTCCTCatgccggggcggcggcggcccggggcggcggagACGGCAGGAGCGGCGCCGCGCACAGCCTCCGCTCACCCTGCGCCGCGctcgcaccgcaccgcaccgcgccgcgccgcaccgcaccgcaccgcaccacgccccgccggcgccccccaCCAATCCCCGCCTCCGGAGCGGGCTCGCGACGAAGGTGCCGCTTGCCAGCACTTCAGAGGGAACGCGGCGCCATCTTTACTGAGGGCAAAAGCGCCGACCGCCATTTTGTTGGCGGCCGGAGGTGGGGCCTCGACGCGCGGGCGAGGGGCGGTGTCCGTGTGCGGCACGCGCGGCTTCGGGCCCTGCGTGCCCCTCTCTGCTGGGCGTGGGAGCCGTGGCGGTGCGAGCAGATGACCCTGCCGGCTTTGGGAGCGAAGGGGCGCAGCGGGGCATCGGCCCTcctggggctgccagggcacgaCGGGTGGGGAGCGCAGGGCGAGGCAGGGGCACGTCAGAGTGTGCAGGGCCCTGTGGTGAAATGTGAGGTGCCGAGCTGGTGCGTGTCCCAGTGCAGGGACCTGGGAGATACTCCCTCTGGTGTCATGGAAACCTGCGGGTGACTGGAAATGTTGGCACCCCAGCACCTGGAATGGACACCGGGCTTGCTGAGCTGCCGCTCGCAAGGGGCAGTGGGGGGGATGATCCTGGCATCATTAAACTGCGTCCACGTGAAGAGCCAGTGGGACACGGGAAAACAGGGCAGTTGCGAATGAAAGAACACCACCTGGTCTGCATGGGCCTGGAGGGGCTGTGAGACCCTGCCCGCGGCTAGAGGCTAAGCTACAGCACACATCTGAGCATGGAGAAATGGCATAGCTGATACAAGGATGTGGAGAGAGGCAAAGCTAGCAGTAGCCCTGACTGTTAGACTCAGCAGTGAGGACAGGAATGAAGCACCGAGATGACACAGATAATCAGCCTTGGTCCCTGAACAGTCAGAGATCATCACCTTCTACTATTTTGTCTTCCAAAACTTTCTCTGAAGCAGAAGGCAGCCATATCAAAGTTTCGGATGTGATTGTCCCCCTCCCATTTGCTCTGTAGCCTTGTGGGGAGGTTATGATACCACTTTGGAAAGCACATCCTCATCTGCTGATCTCTACAGATGCACACAGGCAAGACTAACTTGCTACAGCGCTTCCCTAGCAGTGTGGGGATTCTGCACTGGAAACAAGTGGTggcaaataaagaacaaataaaacatcCCCTCCAGTATCAGCAATAGCTGGTGACTATGCTGTCTCTACCAttggggagcaggacagcaatGCACTGCAGAAAGCAGCCATGCTCGTGTTCcatctgccactgctgctgctgggttgatCTATTAGGGTACCTTCCGTGTTCCTGTAAAGTGAAAAAGTGAAGCAATTCCTGGAAAATGGCTCTTTGGACAAGTGATCTCAGCTGTCTTGCATCCGTTTCTTCTGACTTGGTGCTGACTGATCCTGTACCTGATGGAACATGGAGATTCAAGAGAAATACATGAGTGAATTAATGCCAGGAGCAAAGACAAGGCAGTGGACCAAAAAGGAGGAAGCAATTGTTAAAATACAAGCTTCAACTATCTCAGCAGTTATGGATAGCTAGCAGAAAGTGCTGTGTAATGTGCTGATATGTGCTTTGTCATGTCTCTGGAAGCTTCTCCTAACATTTGAGACCTTTTAGAGATTTTCTCTCGACCAGATCATAATTGCTAAAATTTTCAGCCAGGCTTTTGGAAAGACTGCTTGTTCTCTTGCATGCTTTGAACAGCAAGGGGGAGTGTTCTTGTCcctctgattttgttttgtttcctacaTCTCATTGGGAAGACTGAATGCTGCAATTGGGGATCGTTAGCCATGTGTTAGGAGCTTTGCCTGGCGACAGCATGTCATGAGTGGTGGTCACTCCAAAAGCAGACTTTGCAAAGGCTGCATGGGGCTCCTTGGGAGTGACAGTGCAGTCCTCTGAAGAGGGAATTGCAAGCTGCCCAACAGGCTTTGATACAAGGTGAATGGACTCAGGCATCATAAATCCTCTGAGATGCCTCCAGGTGAAGTTTATTACTGAGAAGGACGACTaaggaaaattatttgaaagtcTTTATTTGTGGCATGGGTCTTAATACTGGTTGGCTTTTTCTCTGTGCTAGAAAGGAGACAAGCAAGTATTTTCTTGTGGTGACCTTAAGCTTTTCTCAGTATTTCTAAAGCTGCCTCTTCCTTAACTATGTACGAGTATAAACAGGTGCTTGTTTGGTCTCTCCCATCATATCAGACTTTTAAGATTCAGAAATcaccacatcttttttttttttttttttttttttagtgtaatgtCCTCTGTGTTGCTCGTACATAATTTATAGAATATGAAGAGGTTCTCCCATTTGGGATCAGTACTTGCCCTTCTTACCTATTGAAAGAGATGAGTGCTGCCTCAGAAATTTGCCCACTCACAGAAATCAATGCACAGCATCCATTCTGAATTCCAAATTAACCTCAAATGCCATGGTTGAATTCTGGTGGACTTGATGGGGGTTTGTTAAGGCAAGGGTCCACTACAAACTGTACTTCAGCTGCTGTTGTAGGCAAACCAGGGTGAAATTGTACCATCTGCAGTCACCAAATATTTCATCTGAACAATGCAAAACAGCTTAGGGAATGTGCTGCCACAGGATTTCTTAGCAGCCAGTAATTCTGTGTGGTTCAACAAAGAGAGCATGtacaggaagaacaggaaaatccAGTCAGAGTAAAGGTTGGGAAAGAATTTGAGATTTCTTAGCTCAAGGCATGAACAAAGATTATGGTAGAGCAATAGTATAAACTATCCCTGTGGGCAAGGACATGTTCTGTAGGGTTTCTGTCTGTCTGGGATGGTCTGGAAGAGGTCTGGAGACAGACCGTGGTGCAAGGACACAGCCTGCTGGACTGCACCGATGGCAATCTCCTCCCCACCCTGTATTCTCCAGAGGCAGCTGCACCTGAACTCACCTGCCTGGCCTGGAGATGAGGAAGATAGATGAAAAGCAAAGGACAGCAAGTGAGCACAGATCCTAAGTAATGTTATCAAGAGAAGGGATGAGAGCTGTGTTTGGCTGTGGATGAGCTCAACCAGGTCTCCCCAAAGGACAGAATCCAGAGCAGGAGACACTGAAGGAACCCCGAAAGGCCAGGAGAAAGTACTGGTTAGGAAACCACTGGATGATAAGTCTCTGGAGAGCACAAGGATattcaaagcagcagagaaatcagaaaagaGCAGAGCCACCTCCTTCGAGGAGGTACTTGAAAGGGGGGCAAAAGCCAAGGAGAGGTGACTCAGGGCAGAGCAGAAGGAGACTGCACCCTGCTGAGGAAGGCAGCAGTACCTCTGGAAATGCAGAGAGGCCTGCTAGGACAGCTACCTACAGCTTTCTGTTCCTCAAACTGCTCCTCTCTGACAGGACAAAGAGGGAAACCTGATGCTACAAGGTTTCCCTAGCCACTAATCACACAAATTCTATAGCTCAAGTTGGTGGCACTTGTTTGTGCTTGACGGGCAGTGCAGGGCTTTCCGGTGGGTTGAGcactcctccagctgctgcctttgcagcacaGCACCATGGGCTTCTTCATGCTGCTTACCCAGCTGTCCCCAAGTTGGACCATGTAGAGGAAATTATGCAGAGTTCAGATGTGGAGCCATCCTTCTGTGCTGACTTCCTGAAGGCAGGAAAATCCAGGTTACTAACGGTGGAGCCAACTTCGGAAAGGTCCATTGCACAATGCTCCTAATGACTCAGAAGTGTCGCTTGCTGATGTTCCCAAGtcagcacagctccctgcttGCTACCTGTTAGTTTGCCTAGTCGACAGTAGACACAGAGCTGACTGAAGCCAGTGGAGCTGGACAGAGTTTCAGTGTGTCCTAGTGCTCCAGTGTGCTTGCAGGGGCTGAGCCAAGCCTCTCCAGCAAAGCTAGAGTGCTTCCACCACTCTCCTGATCCATCCTTGGCTGTAGCTAAGCCAGTTTCTGAAAGCCCTGTGTTGAAATGAGCAGTGCTTTTTAGATTACAGAGTTGTCAGTTAAGAAGTAAATCATCTGGGAAGCATTTCTACTCACCTGCCTGCCTGGGCAATTCTTCACCAGTGTGTCTGAAGGTGTCCCGAAGGTGTCTTGCCACAGTTTTCTCCATGCTGACCATCTTGCATGCCAGTGACAGTGCTCAGTGACAGACGGTCACGAGGTGCAGGGATGTCATTCAAACCCCTTTTTGCTCACCTCAGTTTTCCGTGAACCTCCTCCAGATGCTGCAGATCTGGTGACTTCATCTCCAGGAATTCGAGAGTCcatgcagaatcatagaatcagagtggtttgggttggcaaagaccttgaagatcatctagtccaacctctctgccatgggcagggacatctttcacttgATCCAGTTGCTTTAAGCCTTGTCCAaactgactttgaacacttccagtgatggggcatccacagcttctctgggcaacctgctccagggGCCACTactctttctcctcttcattaatgacctggatgatgggtcagagtgcaccctcagcgagtttgcagatgatcaaaaactgagaggagtggctgatacaccagagggttgtgctgctgttcagaggtgACTggccaggctggagaaatgagcctcatgaagttcaacaaagggatgTGCAAAAAGTCCTGCACGTAGGGAGGGTAAACCCCAGGCACCAGAACATGCTGGAGGTGTGACAACCAGCCAGCCATGTCCTCAAAACTTtctggcctttgctgccttcAGGAATCGCGGCCCCTGAGGCCAGAGGGAGTGGCTGGGGTGAGGAAGAGTTCCCCCTGGGAAGGGAGAACCGGTTTgaggaacatttaaacaaacaagaCAGGCACAAGTCCCTGGGAGCAGATGGGATACCCCCGGAGTGCTGAGGGAGCAGGCTGAAGTCCTTCTGAGACCATTCTCCATCACCTGTGTAATTACGGCCATGGTGATGGGGAGAGGTTCCTAGGGACTGGCAGAAAGCAAGTGTCGCTGCTATCTTCAAGGAGGGCGAGCAGGAGgatgcagggaactacaggccagccagcctcaactcgatccctgggaaggtgatggagcaagtaatcctggaaaccatttccagacacatgGAGGACAAGGCGGCCATCAGGAGTAGTAGATTGTCATGGCTTTATGACGGGGAGATAATGCTGAAGCAACCTGATACAGTACATGCCAGAGGCTGAccgaccagctggaaagcaacttGGCAGAGAAGGCCCTGGAGGtctcctggtggacaccaagttggacatgaggcagcagtgCACCCTTGGGGCAACAAAGGCCAagagcctcctgggctgcattagggaGAGTGCTGCCAGagggtggagggaggtgatccttcccctcccctcagcTGTGATAAGGCCACCCCCAGTGCaccatgtccagttctgggcctcccagtacgagagagacatggacatactggagcaagtgctgcaaagggccacaaagatgacaaAGGGACTGGAGAAACAGTCCTGGGAGGCTGGGGGTGGCTCTGCTCATGGTGGGAACCTCCAGATTCCTGGGGCCTGGCAGCTCCCGTGCTCACAGAGAGGCTTTGAATGGAGAGATGTCCCCAGATGGGGAGGCTGCTTTGTGGGCTGGAGGGTGATGACACCATGAACTGGGGGAGGTCCCTTGCAGGGGTTCTCCATGATGGGAGCTCTGCAAGGAAAGAGGGAGCCAAGAGAGGCTTTTATTAGCAGCCCCCTGAAGTCGAGGGGGCCCCAAAACTGCATGTGGGTGCCAAGTGCTTGGCAGCCTAGGTGCCCGAGGGCAGGAACCAAGAGACCCAGCAGGTCCAGAGCAGTTCGGCAGCTGAGAGGCTCTGGCGGGCTGGGCACAGCAGGCGCAAGATCACCTcctggggggacatgggggtcaGGGTGGGGCCTGGGGGAAGCCCAACGTCTGGGAGACCCCTGCACACTCCCACCCCAACGTCCTGGCCCCTggtgccccagctgcccccaATGCTCCTCAATGCCCCCTAGCTCCTCTACTGCTCCCACGGCCCCCACAGTGCCCTCCAGCTCTCCCCTGATGACCCCCAGCTGCCCCtacctgcccccagcaccctccccatGGCCTTCAAAGTTCCCCATGTCCTCTCATGGCTCTAGCTCCCCCTTAATGCTTCCTAGGTGCCCCCCAAAGCCCCATAGCTGCCCCCCATTCCCCTGACCCCCATCTTCTGCTCTCCCACCCCCCAATGGCCTCAATGCCCCCTAatgcacccccagcaccccctcagCCCCCCACCTTGCagtcctggggcaggggctgccgtCGGGGAAAGACAGGGCGCCGCTGGGTCTGGTGCAGGAGGCGCCGCAGATGGCTGGCATCAAAGGGCATGCAGCCCAGGAGCAGGGCATAGAGGATGACCCCGGCGCTCCAGGTGTCTGCCAGGAAGTGGTCGTAGGGCTGTGCCTGCAGGATCTCGGGACAGGCGTAAAGATAGGACCTGCAGAATGTTTGGCTCAGCACTGCCTTGGTGGGCAGCCCCACATGTGGCATCCTGCAGGGCCACCgtcctggagaagctggagaTGGAGACCTTCACGTTTTCCTCGCTGTCCAGGAGAAGGTTTTCCAGCTTCACGTCCCTGCGGGGGGAGAGGCAGCACgtgctgggggcaggcaggggcagatgACAGCTGTAGCCAAGGAGGGAGCTGTGGGTAGATGAGGGGCCGGGGGCTCctctgggaggaggagggcttggactgggagctgtggggcaggtggCTGTGTAGAGGGAGGGTAGGTAAGGGTGCCTCCTTTGCCATGTGGAGGCAAAGAGGGTCTTCCAGGAGGCCCTCCATTGCCTGGGCTGGGGGGAATGATCCTCCAGGCAGCATGGCCGGAGCCCTGCAGAGCCCTCACTGCCTCGGGGAGCTCTGCCCCCAGCTGCCAGAGCGGGGACCTTGTGCCCCCGTGCTCACGCACCAGTGGACAATGGCCCTGCTGTGCAGGTAGGCCAGAGTGAAGAGCAGCTGGGAGAACCAgagccctgcctggccctgggAGCAGGGCCCCTGGCCCTGCACCTGCTCCAGGATGCTCCCTGAGGGGGCCAGCTCCATGAGGAGGTGGAAGCCCGTCCTGGTCTCCATGCCTTGGTACAGCCTGATAAGGTGCTTGTGGCACAAGCCCTTCAAGACCTGTGGGCAGCAGGGTCTTGACGTGGGACAGGCCTGCCCCCCTCTGGCCCCCCTTTGCCTTGCACACCCACCCCTTTTGCCCACCAATGCTCCCCTAACCCCTGGCAGCTCCCCACAAAGTGCCCACCATGGCTGCCATCCTCCTGGAGCTCCCACCGTCAATAGCTCCCTGCCCCTCTGAATTCCTGCCCATTGCCCCCcggtgcccccagtgccccccttcCCCATGGACTCCCCCAACCACTCCCTGCCCCTTCGACCCCTCCAACACCCCTGCCCCGTTGAGCCTCCCA
Coding sequences within it:
- the LOC143158883 gene encoding LOW QUALITY PROTEIN: testis-specific serine/threonine-protein kinase 4-like (The sequence of the model RefSeq protein was modified relative to this genomic sequence to represent the inferred CDS: inserted 2 bases in 1 codon), giving the protein MAMWGGPMFWRGSEELSQKRLASYYCKAAGEEGSCLLLPTVPRSHPGCPPCHPTLVGHQREVYEAAAPALWHKVAIKVISKRKALEEDLRKLLPHQVLKGLCHKHLIRLYQGMETRTGFHLLMELAPSGSILEQVQGQGPCSQGQAGLWFSQLLFTLAYLHSRAIVHWDVKLENLLLDSEENVKVSISSFSRTVALQDATCGAAHQXAVLSQTFCRSYLYACPEILQAQPYDHFLADTWSAGVILYALLLGCMPFDASHLRRLLHQTQRRPVFPRRQPLPQDCKEVILRLLCPARQSLSAAELLWTCWVSWFLPSGT